Proteins from a genomic interval of Microbacterium abyssi:
- a CDS encoding methylated-DNA--[protein]-cysteine S-methyltransferase, translating to MTFRYDFAPTPFGDALVVFSDDGIVRLDLSESADPSVPWLLEDVSARLGEVPLPDPGAADELAHLLDDYFAGVPMRFDEHVRLDWRLVEGFHRAALQAITTIEWGETISYGEVAVLAGSPGAARAVGTACRLTPFSIIVPVHRVVRSDGTPGQYGAHPEHKRYLLDLEKNPAKHVAAT from the coding sequence ATGACATTCCGCTACGACTTCGCACCCACCCCCTTCGGTGATGCGCTGGTGGTCTTCTCCGACGACGGCATCGTCCGCCTCGACCTGTCCGAGTCCGCCGATCCGTCGGTGCCGTGGCTGCTCGAAGACGTGTCGGCACGACTGGGTGAGGTCCCCCTGCCCGATCCGGGAGCCGCCGATGAGCTCGCACATCTGCTGGACGACTACTTCGCGGGCGTCCCTATGCGCTTCGACGAGCACGTACGCCTCGACTGGCGACTGGTGGAGGGCTTCCATCGGGCCGCGCTGCAGGCCATCACCACGATCGAATGGGGCGAGACGATTAGCTACGGCGAGGTGGCCGTGCTCGCGGGGAGCCCAGGAGCAGCGCGCGCTGTCGGCACAGCGTGCCGTCTCACGCCGTTCTCCATCATCGTGCCGGTGCACCGCGTGGTGCGCTCGGACGGCACCCCTGGTCAGTATGGAGCGCACCCCGAGCACAAGCGGTACCTGCTCGACCTCGAGAAGAACCCCGCGAAGCA
- a CDS encoding AAA family ATPase → MTLDDQKDDPGAVVVAHIADAERTRLRAEAADLGGRSPLVTYRDTVEGGIDISKAHPGSLPQFITGKSTLLSNLFRDEVGLRTARLAAERITAKNTELRTVRGIDAVHLAVGLAGWRIGGADFAAPVLLRPLAIRRHHTDYELKLHGAFLVNPELVRVAREHFGITIDAEALASLAYDGGIFKPQPVIDRLRAAAQSIDTFTVLPRLVVSTFADIGASMARDSRTLDHRLLNALAGHSADREQIMAVRPQPPVTSPDDRAPASDTLLLDADAEQESVLARITAGHSLVVATLPGTGGTQTVINALGELVRAGKRVLVVSARRSTLDGVRHRLSGIGLDSLAVSPGSIRRDLVRAIGRNEKATAPKVNDVDDALVRLRSVLLDYRKALTAPVDGLDATILDATRHLTRLASLPTPPSTTARLSFDTLRRLAAGRSDAAAALVQAARLGEFRFGPNDSPWYGVNFRSTQDARSAHDLAGRLHTTSVPSLLERGYALISQTRMRPFATIDELGEYLRLLEGIRDSLDRFSPTVFERPLGELIQAHGSRRDAPAMSGANRRRLRRLAKEYVRPGVHISEMHEALLRIQQQRTQWQRFVDAGVAPEIPLGIGDVYSSWQRVTAELAELDAALGRREPLANLPVERLVRTLAGLAAKSDVFDNLVERATIRDKLATLGLEPLLAELSVRHVAEDQVAEELEFAWWQSLLERALQDNRALLGANTAVVDRLERDFRLVDEAHAALAGPLLAWQLANQWRIAIVDEPSESQNLRRALTQGTPTTPEIVSAAPMLMDVLAPAWISSPYLVPEIPDSVEFDTVLLVDAAAINLAEAAPAIRRARQVVAFGDPVTQRPTPFEMAVDAGDEWDAEVPFDETSVFERLAELLPVMTLTRSYRAGGEDLAELINDAFYGGEIVSLPWAGSYLGRGSLTVDYVEGGVGAPDPVSGAVESPDAEVARVVTLVVEHAVHRPSESLMVITASARHAERVRAAVTTAFAGRSDVADFVGRDTAEPFAVLTLEESVAESRDRVIFSLGYGLTKHGRVLSDFGDLSTPDGERLLTVGMTRARRSMVLVSSIRPSSFDDGRLAHGASTLMSILGGLAARGRDSRLEDLADPLTLALARELRRLGASVDVDYRGLLPLVAQHNGKAVVIESDPETLGESLRETLRLRPHVLRRLGWHYVRVHAFDLYSDPVTAASRIAAVLGISADAVRAETDTQPIDLPGDV, encoded by the coding sequence ATGACGCTCGATGATCAGAAGGATGATCCCGGCGCTGTCGTCGTGGCACACATCGCCGACGCCGAGCGCACCCGCCTCCGCGCCGAGGCCGCCGACCTCGGCGGCCGTTCCCCTCTCGTCACCTATCGCGACACCGTCGAGGGCGGCATCGACATCTCCAAGGCCCACCCCGGAAGCCTGCCGCAATTCATCACGGGCAAGTCGACGCTGCTGTCGAATCTGTTCCGCGACGAGGTGGGTCTGCGCACCGCACGTCTGGCTGCGGAACGCATCACTGCGAAGAACACCGAGCTGCGCACGGTGCGCGGGATCGACGCCGTCCATCTCGCGGTCGGACTCGCCGGCTGGCGCATAGGCGGCGCAGACTTCGCCGCTCCCGTGCTGCTGCGACCGCTGGCGATCCGGCGGCATCACACCGACTACGAGCTGAAGCTCCACGGTGCGTTCCTGGTGAACCCCGAGCTCGTGCGGGTGGCCAGGGAGCACTTCGGGATCACGATCGACGCCGAGGCGCTGGCTTCCCTCGCGTACGACGGCGGCATCTTCAAGCCCCAGCCGGTCATCGACCGCCTGCGTGCGGCGGCCCAGTCCATCGACACGTTCACCGTGCTGCCGAGACTGGTCGTCTCGACGTTCGCAGACATCGGCGCCTCGATGGCACGTGACAGCCGCACTCTCGACCACCGGCTGCTCAACGCCCTCGCCGGCCACTCCGCGGACCGCGAGCAGATCATGGCAGTACGCCCGCAGCCTCCCGTCACGAGCCCGGACGACCGCGCACCGGCATCCGACACGCTGCTGCTCGACGCCGATGCGGAGCAGGAGTCCGTGCTCGCGCGCATCACCGCCGGACATTCGCTCGTCGTCGCGACGCTGCCGGGAACGGGCGGAACGCAGACCGTGATCAACGCCCTCGGCGAACTGGTGCGTGCAGGAAAGCGCGTGCTCGTGGTCTCCGCGCGACGCTCCACTCTGGACGGCGTCCGTCACCGCCTGAGCGGCATCGGCCTCGACAGCCTGGCGGTCTCTCCGGGCAGCATCCGTCGCGATCTCGTGCGAGCGATCGGCCGCAACGAGAAGGCGACCGCGCCCAAGGTCAACGACGTCGATGACGCACTCGTGCGCCTGCGCAGCGTGCTCCTCGACTACCGCAAGGCTCTCACCGCACCCGTCGACGGGCTCGACGCGACGATCCTGGACGCCACGCGCCACCTCACTCGCCTCGCCTCCCTGCCGACGCCGCCGTCCACGACCGCGCGGCTGAGTTTCGACACTCTGCGCAGGCTCGCGGCAGGGCGCAGCGACGCCGCTGCCGCTCTCGTGCAGGCCGCGCGCCTCGGTGAGTTCCGGTTCGGGCCGAACGACTCGCCCTGGTACGGAGTGAACTTCCGCAGCACGCAGGACGCCCGCTCTGCGCACGACCTCGCAGGCAGGCTGCACACGACGAGCGTTCCCTCGCTCCTCGAGCGCGGGTACGCCCTGATCTCGCAGACGCGGATGCGCCCGTTCGCCACGATCGACGAGCTCGGCGAGTACCTGCGGCTGCTCGAGGGCATCCGCGACTCCCTCGACCGGTTCAGCCCCACCGTGTTCGAGCGCCCGCTGGGCGAGTTGATCCAGGCGCACGGCTCCCGTCGCGACGCGCCGGCGATGTCCGGCGCGAATCGCCGCCGGCTGCGCAGGCTCGCCAAGGAGTACGTCCGACCCGGCGTGCACATCTCCGAGATGCACGAGGCGCTGCTGCGCATCCAGCAGCAGCGCACGCAGTGGCAGCGGTTCGTGGACGCAGGCGTCGCGCCGGAGATTCCGCTCGGCATCGGAGATGTGTACTCGTCGTGGCAGCGGGTCACGGCGGAGCTGGCAGAGCTGGACGCCGCACTCGGCCGGCGTGAGCCCCTCGCGAACCTGCCGGTGGAGCGTCTCGTTCGCACCCTCGCAGGCCTCGCCGCCAAGTCGGACGTGTTCGACAACCTCGTCGAGCGTGCGACGATCCGCGACAAGCTCGCGACCTTGGGGCTGGAGCCGCTGCTGGCCGAGCTCTCGGTGCGCCACGTCGCCGAGGACCAGGTCGCGGAAGAACTCGAGTTCGCCTGGTGGCAGTCACTCCTGGAGCGGGCGCTGCAGGACAACCGTGCGCTGCTCGGCGCGAATACGGCGGTCGTCGATCGCCTCGAGCGAGACTTCCGCCTGGTCGACGAGGCTCATGCGGCGCTGGCAGGTCCGCTGCTGGCCTGGCAGCTCGCGAACCAGTGGCGCATCGCGATCGTCGACGAGCCGAGCGAGTCGCAGAATCTGCGTCGTGCGCTCACACAGGGGACGCCGACCACCCCTGAGATCGTCTCCGCCGCGCCGATGCTGATGGACGTGCTCGCACCCGCCTGGATCTCGTCGCCCTATCTGGTGCCGGAGATCCCGGATTCGGTGGAGTTCGACACCGTGCTGCTGGTGGATGCCGCAGCCATCAACCTCGCCGAGGCCGCCCCTGCGATCCGCCGCGCGCGACAGGTGGTCGCCTTCGGCGACCCGGTCACGCAGCGGCCGACGCCGTTCGAGATGGCAGTGGATGCCGGTGACGAATGGGATGCCGAGGTGCCGTTCGACGAAACCTCGGTGTTCGAGCGTCTCGCCGAGCTGCTGCCGGTGATGACGCTGACGCGTAGCTACCGCGCCGGGGGCGAGGACCTCGCCGAGCTCATCAACGACGCCTTCTACGGCGGAGAGATCGTCTCGCTGCCATGGGCCGGCTCGTACCTGGGCCGCGGCAGCCTCACCGTCGACTACGTCGAGGGCGGTGTCGGCGCGCCAGACCCGGTCTCCGGTGCCGTCGAGAGCCCGGACGCGGAGGTCGCGCGGGTCGTCACGCTCGTCGTCGAGCACGCGGTGCATCGCCCGTCCGAATCGCTCATGGTCATCACCGCCAGCGCCCGTCACGCCGAGCGCGTGCGCGCCGCGGTCACCACGGCATTCGCCGGCCGATCGGACGTCGCCGATTTCGTCGGCCGCGACACGGCCGAGCCGTTCGCCGTGCTCACCCTCGAGGAATCAGTGGCCGAGAGCCGCGACCGGGTGATCTTCTCGCTCGGCTACGGACTCACCAAGCACGGTCGTGTGCTCAGCGACTTCGGCGATCTCTCCACGCCGGACGGCGAGCGGCTGCTGACCGTCGGCATGACCAGGGCGCGTCGTTCCATGGTTCTCGTGTCCTCCATCCGTCCGTCGTCGTTCGACGATGGACGGCTCGCGCACGGTGCATCCACCCTCATGTCGATCCTGGGCGGCCTGGCGGCTCGAGGGAGGGACTCGCGCCTCGAGGACCTCGCCGATCCGCTGACGCTGGCACTGGCGCGCGAACTGCGCCGCCTGGGCGCGTCCGTCGATGTCGACTACCGCGGACTGCTGCCGCTGGTCGCCCAGCACAACGGCAAGGCCGTCGTCATCGAGTCGGATCCAGAGACTCTGGGGGAGTCGCTGCGCGAGACGCTGCGCCTGCGTCCGCACGTGCTGCGGCGCCTGGGCTGGCATTACGTGCGCGTGCACGCCTTCGACCTGTACAGCGACCCGGTGACCGCGGCATCCCGGATCGCAGCCGTGCTGGGAATCTCGGCCGACGCGGTGCGCGCCGAGACCGACACCCAGCCGATCGACCTGCCGGGCGATGTCTGA